The Vidua macroura isolate BioBank_ID:100142 chromosome 27, ASM2450914v1, whole genome shotgun sequence genome includes a window with the following:
- the LOC128819569 gene encoding LOW QUALITY PROTEIN: basic proline-rich protein-like (The sequence of the model RefSeq protein was modified relative to this genomic sequence to represent the inferred CDS: deleted 1 base in 1 codon), producing MRRCRGAGLAALAVLLLVAAVRAQIQQEPFLEIVEGSSITIKCSHPNIRTGDFIHFYRQLPGQRPELVAVTAKAPKEVRAPEGRLSVSADRRSSALWLGRPRRGDAAVYYCALGARAEEPGLRPGTNRRGRGRPGPAGGAAAPPAGAASPRSARDPGALPPPAPAPPPTPALTPAPAPSHRPAWSHRPPSAPLLSTGFMSPSCLISLARIPSNPKDL from the exons ATGCGGCGCTGTCGGGGCGCGGGGCTGGCGGCgctggccgtgctgctgctcg TGGCTGCGGTCAGAGCCCAGATACAGCAAGAGCCATTCCTGGAGATTGTCGAGGGCAGCAGCATCACCATCAAGTGCTCACACCCCAATATCCGGACAGGCGATTTCATCCACTTCTACCGTCAGCTGCCAGGCCAAAGGCCTGAACTCGTGGCGGTCACTGCTAAAGCACCCAAGGAGGTGCGAGCCCCTGAAGGGCGCCTGTCGGTGTCGGCAGACCGGCGTTCGAGTGCGCTGTGGCTCGGTCGGCCCCGGCGCGGGGACGCGGCCGTGTATTACTGCGCGCTGGGGGCC CGGGCAGaggagccggggctgcggccGGGCACGAACcgccgcgggcggggccggccggggccAGCAGGGGGCGCTgccgctccgcccgccggggccgcctcGCCCCGCTCGGCCCGGGATCCCGGGGCGCTGCCgccaccggcaccggcaccgccaCCGACACCTGCACTGACACCAGCACCGGCACCGAGTCACCGACCAGCTTGGAGTCACCGacctccctcagcccctcttCTCAGCACTGGTTTCATGAGCCCCAGCTGCCTGATCTCCCTAGCACgaatcccatccaatcccaaAGACTTGTGA